TCTCCATGGTTTTGCCCTGATGACGACGGTAGCGGGAAAAAACAAGACCACCCTCTTCGTTGATGATGACTACTTTGACTGTAGTAGAGCCGATATCGATTCCGGCATAATAGAAAACTGCACTATTTCGCGTCATATAAGTTTCTCTCCCGCCGCCGGACCGTCGTATCTGTCAGTTGTTTTCCCCGTTTCCCTCTTTTTATTCAGGGGCAGGTAATCTCTGGTAGAACAGCAGGTGTCCACCAGGGAGACAATGAGCGACTCCGGATATCGTGGCGGCACAAGGGTTAATGGCCACATATGCTTTTTAATGATGTCTTCTTCTTTTTGAGAGAGGTCTGTTATCCGGCGGGCATTGTTCAGGGCGATGGTATGATGCCTGAAGCCGTGCAGCCGCGGTCCTTCACGCAGCCAGTCGTAAAAGAAGAGATCGTGCAGCAGCGCGCCCCGGATGATCGCTTCACCATCCAGAGAGAGTCGCCGCCCCAGGAGAAAGCTCAGGTAAGCTACCTCCTTGACATGATCCAATCTCGTTTTTCCACGGTGATGCGGATATTGGGACAGTCTCGCCACATCAGGGAGGGCAAGAACCGGCGCTGCTGCATCCCTGAATTCCAGATCAGCCTGGGCTCTTTCTTCCTTCGTCATGCGGAAAAAAGTCCGGACAACGGTCGTCAGCAAATCCACGAGCATGAAGGAAAGCACAACCCCGGCAAAGGCGCTCTTAACAACGGGGGGTAACTGCCCGAGCAGAACACGATATGGCGGCACTACCAGATATTCAAATGCAAAGGCCAGCGCCACCCAGTACAGTGAAAACTTAAGGCAGATATGCCCCTTGTAATGGAACCGCTCATCCGAATAGTCCCAGAGATGGGCGTGAAAAAGACGCTGGGCGATCACCCCCGAAAGCAGTTCGAGTCCGGTTGTGGCCACAAAATAGACCAGCGCCTTGACGGCAAACCCGGCAGCTAGCGTCTGCAGCAGGGCTGTCGCCACCATGAGAATCAAGGCGCCCGTGCCGTAAAGCATAAGATACGGACCCTTCAAGAGGCCCGGGTTTACAAATCGTCCGCCACGAGATGAACGATAGACAACCTCCAGTAACCACCCGAGAATTGCGAAACATGAAAAGGAAAAAAAATAATCTGTCATTGTCATCTTCAGTTGGCCTTGCTCGCGACGGTCAACACCTTCAGCTGTTCAAGGGCACACTCGTAGCCTATCTGAATAATCTCCTCGGCCCGATCAAACTCCATGAACCGCAGGGTTCCAAGCGGCGGACGGATGATAAGAATATCCGGCATGTCCTGTCGCAGGCTTGCTTGGGTTATGCGCGCCTGCATGATGTAGATTGATGTCAACAGCACATCGAAAATACCCGGTACTGGTTCTTTATTCATCCATGCTTCAAATTGGGCCAAAACCGGACTTTCCATAGTTTGCAGAGTTGCCAGTAGGCGCGTCATGGTCTGGGCATAAGGTCTTTCGTATGGGCGTGGATCAGGGCGAGGAGCGCGGCTCGCAACGATGTCGTGATTAAGATCGACTGCGATGATCAGATCGGCGCTCATAGCGCGTACCACACTCACCGGTACAGGGTTGACCAGGCCGCCGTCGACCAGGACACGGCCATCGTTACGCACTGGAGTGAAGATGCCGGGAACCGAGATGCTAGCGCGCACCGCTTCAATCAGGTCTCCTGTGCCGAACACTACCTCCTCACCGCTCATGATGCAAGTAGCCACGGCGCGAAATGGTATCGGCAGATCCTCGATGTTGGTTGCTGGCACATGAGCACGCACGAAGTCAGTAATCTTTTGGCCGTCAATCAATCCAGAGCGGGGGAATACCGGGTCTAGCAGGGTGATGATGCTTTTCCAATCAAAATCGAGAAATCTTGCTGTCAATCCATCCAGCTTTCCCGCAGCGAAAACAGCCCCGATCAAGGCTCCCATGCTGGTGCCTGCGATAACGTCGATGTTGATGCCAGTTTCATTGATGGCGCGCAACACACCTATGTGCGCCAGCCCCCGCGCTGAACCGCTGCCCAGTGCCAAACCAATTTTGAGCTGTCGGCCATGATCGTTGTCTGCTGACTTCCGAGTCATTGCGGTTTTTCCCTGTCCGCTCTACTGCTTTTCCAGATCGACACCAGCAACCATAGGCCACCTATCACCGCACCGGAGAAACCAAACAAAGCGAAAAATGATAGCCCTATCAGACTGGGGCCACCGGTAACAGTCATTACTATGGAAGAGCCGATGATCAATGCAGCAACCACAATACCGACAACCAGCCGGTTGACAGCACTATCAAGCT
Above is a window of Trichlorobacter lovleyi SZ DNA encoding:
- a CDS encoding putative ABC transporter permease; its protein translation is MTDYFFSFSCFAILGWLLEVVYRSSRGGRFVNPGLLKGPYLMLYGTGALILMVATALLQTLAAGFAVKALVYFVATTGLELLSGVIAQRLFHAHLWDYSDERFHYKGHICLKFSLYWVALAFAFEYLVVPPYRVLLGQLPPVVKSAFAGVVLSFMLVDLLTTVVRTFFRMTKEERAQADLEFRDAAAPVLALPDVARLSQYPHHRGKTRLDHVKEVAYLSFLLGRRLSLDGEAIIRGALLHDLFFYDWLREGPRLHGFRHHTIALNNARRITDLSQKEEDIIKKHMWPLTLVPPRYPESLIVSLVDTCCSTRDYLPLNKKRETGKTTDRYDGPAAGEKLI
- a CDS encoding patatin-like phospholipase family protein produces the protein MTRKSADNDHGRQLKIGLALGSGSARGLAHIGVLRAINETGINIDVIAGTSMGALIGAVFAAGKLDGLTARFLDFDWKSIITLLDPVFPRSGLIDGQKITDFVRAHVPATNIEDLPIPFRAVATCIMSGEEVVFGTGDLIEAVRASISVPGIFTPVRNDGRVLVDGGLVNPVPVSVVRAMSADLIIAVDLNHDIVASRAPRPDPRPYERPYAQTMTRLLATLQTMESPVLAQFEAWMNKEPVPGIFDVLLTSIYIMQARITQASLRQDMPDILIIRPPLGTLRFMEFDRAEEIIQIGYECALEQLKVLTVASKAN